The genome window ACCGTCAAGGATATTCTTGCTACCCTAGGCAACCCTCAAAATATTACTGCAACGGAAATGATTTCTGCATTAGTTAATACTTCCCAAAATGCAGGCATGAGTCCATTGTCAACAGCAGGCGCTCTGATCATGGCAGCATATGGATCTACATTTAATCCAAGCCAAAAAGAGGAGCATAAGCTATTCGTAACCTTATTTGGAATTTCTGTGGCAGGACTAATTTTCATGACTGTTGGGTCCTACTTTGGTTTATTTAAAATATTTAACTAAAGTGGAGATAATCACTAGTAGGTTCATCATGATGAACTGCTATACCGGACAGCACATACGGTGGTGTGGAGGCGGTTAGGCACTACTCCCTGTAATAATCATGTGAGAAGGGGTATAATTCCTTTAAAAATTTAGAATATTAGGAGTTTTATCATTTGTGTTAATCAGCTTAATTATTGGAATAGTCAAGCCGTTTGCTGGTTTAGCACCACAGGCCATTATTTACTGGCAACGGCAGCCGCTGCTTTGGGTATGTGGATCTTTCGGCCTGGCGGCTTGCCTGTTACAAGAATGGGGGGAATATGAGAAGGGCTTTGAGTAGTACGGTAAATGTTGACGCATATACAACTCAAAGCCCTAACACAAAGCATTATGATCATAACAACCATATAACATAAATTGGATAATTTGAGCCTAGGGACCATTAAATTGATTCCTTTTATTCTTTATAAAGGTTATAATTACTTCAAGTGAAGGTGATTATTTCAGAATTATCACGAATTCAAGATAAATGAATTGTTCACTAGGAGGCCTTTATGGGAAGTCCAGTGTTAATTGGGGTAATATCTACCCATGCTGAATTAACATCTATATGCCGTCAAATAAGTCTGCCGGGCGTTAAATTATTAATTAATGAAGGTGCCTTGGAAAAATCATTGCACGGCTTAAAAATATTTGAAGAAAAAGGAGTCGAAACCCTGGTCACTACCCGGGGAAACTCTGTGTTCATAAAGGAACACACAAGTTTACCTGTTATTTCGATTCCAGAAAATAATTTTGATATTTTTTTGCCGCTAGCTCGAGCCTCACAAAAATATGGCCCCAATATGACACTGTTCTCTTACAGAGCCTTGCCTAAAGGATTAGATGAAATAAGGAAAGTTATGGGTTTCAATTTAAAAACCATTATTTTTAATAATCACAACCATCTAGAACACCTTCTTGAACAGTTAAAAGGTTCCGACATGGTGATTGTAGGTGGGGGGTTAGTTTGTCAATTAGCGTCATCTTTAGGATTTATTACTGAACAAGTGAATATGAATAAGGACTATATTATAGACGCTATGGAAGCAGCGCGGGAACTAGCCATGGCAAGGCGGGTAGAAAAAAAGGAGGCTTACAGGTTACAAACTATTTTAGATTTGACTCATGAAGGGATCATCGCTACTGATGAAAAAGGTGTAATAACCTTATTTAACAAGGCTGCCGAAAAAATTTTTAATTTTAAAACAGAAGATGTTTTGGGGTGTAACATTAAAAATGTTCTACAAACTATTAAGTTGCAGGAGACATTGTTAACAAAAGAAGCAACTTTTGGTGAAATTATTAGTTTTGAAAACTCTGAGGTAGTTGTTAATAGAGTACCTGTTTTAAATAAAAAGGAAGAAATCTCCGGTG of Pelotomaculum isophthalicicum JI contains these proteins:
- a CDS encoding sigma 54-interacting transcriptional regulator; amino-acid sequence: MGSPVLIGVISTHAELTSICRQISLPGVKLLINEGALEKSLHGLKIFEEKGVETLVTTRGNSVFIKEHTSLPVISIPENNFDIFLPLARASQKYGPNMTLFSYRALPKGLDEIRKVMGFNLKTIIFNNHNHLEHLLEQLKGSDMVIVGGGLVCQLASSLGFITEQVNMNKDYIIDAMEAARELAMARRVEKKEAYRLQTILDLTHEGIIATDEKGVITLFNKAAEKIFNFKTEDVLGCNIKNVLQTIKLQETLLTKEATFGEIISFENSEVVVNRVPVLNKKEEISGVVATIQPAQEIQELEEKIRRQLSEDKTGIRYNFNDIKGESYAIRSTIELARKFAQTDETVLIMGESGTGKELFAQSIHVASKRKTKPFLAINCAAIPGTLLESELFGYSEGAFTGARKGGKAGLFELAHGGTIFLDEIGEMPLDVQAKLLRVIQEKEVRRVG